One Lampris incognitus isolate fLamInc1 chromosome 18, fLamInc1.hap2, whole genome shotgun sequence genomic region harbors:
- the c19h1orf109 gene encoding ribosome biogenesis protein C1orf109 homolog → MSTPALLSVQQVLRKSFQSLENNRKLWKSTLAECTPLMVSLGNLAEQIKALANVQISNTPLRVFPDLQERLHFKLVLAVDAVLGKLNEKMCLLQSVRDCISNQVSGAFQLYEQNTDSLDLFTCTQRSAIAPSVADMLEWLQNAERHYWQQFLRRKALLQTLRPDNISLLESAPQRWESLESPSGDEGITDTLFKVSFFMDSQ, encoded by the exons ATGTCCACACCAGCATTGCTGTCAGTACAACAAGTTTTGAGGAAAAGCTTTCAGAGTCTGGAAAACAATCGGAAACTATGGAAGTCTACGCTGGCTGAGTGCACCCCACTGATGGTGTCTCTCGGAAATTTAGCAGAGCAAATTAAAGCTCTTGCGAACGTCCAAATCTCTAACACACCTCTCCGAGTCTTCCCCGACCTGCAGGAACGTCTGCACTTCAAGCTCGTACTGGCAGTGGACGCAGTATTGGGGAAACTCAATGAGAAAAT GTGtttgctccagtctgtcagagatTGCATTAGTAACCAGGTGTCTGGAGCCTTCCAGTTGTACGAGCAGAACACAGACAGTCTAGACCTGTTCACCTGCACTCAGCGTTCAGCAATCGCTCCATCAGTTGCAGACATGTTGGAATGGCTGCAGAACGCAGAACGACACTATTGGCAACA ATTTCTGAGAAGAAAGGCTCTGCTGCAGACCCTGAGACCTGACAACATCTCCCTGCTGGAATCTGCTCCCCAGAGATGGGAATCATTAGAGTCACCTAGTGGAGATGAGGGTATAACAG ATACACTTTTCAAAGTGTCATTCTTCATGGACTCGCAGTGA
- the cldn35 gene encoding claudin-9 produces the protein MVNTGMQLISFTCAVTGWIMAIAVTALPQWKVSAFIGSNIMTSEIKWEGIWMNCIYQTTGHMQCKTYDSMLALPPDIQAARALMCVAIFMGWLSCTVSCCGMKCTTCAGDDRRAKAGIALSGGILFILTGLCVLVPVSWTANTVVQDFYNPNVPVMHKRELGQAIYLGWAAAVILMISGAVLSSTCPHMERGGGYRRGYIGRSFANSPASAPDLPKPITSNSLPLKEYV, from the coding sequence ATGGTGAACACTGGCATGCAGCTTATCAGCTTCACCTGTGCAGTGACGGGCTGGATCATGGCGATAGCTGTGACGGCCTTGCCTCAGTGGAAGGTCTCGGCCTTCATTGGCAGCAACATAATGACTTCAGAGATCAAGTGGGAGGGCATCTGGATGAACTGCATCTACCAGACCACTGGCCATATGCAGTGTAAGACCTATGACTCCATGCTGGCCTTGCCTCCAGACATCCAGGCAGCCCGGGCACTCATGTGCGTGGCTATCTTCATGGGCTGGCTCTCCTGCACGGTGTCCTGCTGTGGCATGAAGTGCACGACCTGCGCCGGGGATGACCGCCGGGCCAAGGCTGGCATCGCCCTCTCCGGCGGGATTCTGTTTATTCTGACGGGCCTGTGCGTGCTGGTTCCAGTTTCCTGGACCGCAAACACTGTGGTCCAGGATTTCTACAACCCCAACGTGCCTGTCATGCATAAACGAGAGCTGGGTCAGGCCATCTATCTGGGCTGGGCGGCTGCGGTTATTCTTATGATCAGCGGAGCTGTACTAAGTAGTACCTGCCCCCACATGGAGAGGGGGGGTGGCTACCGCAGGGGATACATAGGTAGGAGCTTTGCTAATTCACCTGCCTCGGCACCAGATCTCCCGAAACCTATCACATCCAACAGTCTGCCCTTGAAGGAGTATGTATAG